The following are encoded together in the Actinoplanes sp. N902-109 genome:
- the gndA gene encoding NADP-dependent phosphogluconate dehydrogenase, which produces MTEKAQIGVTGLAVMGRNLARNFARHGHTVAVHNRSYNRTKELVEEFGHEGTFLPAESAEDFVASLERPRRVVIMVKAGKPTDAVIEEFAPLLEEGDMLIDAGNAHFADTRRREAALKERGLHFVGTGVSGGEEGALHGPSIMPGGSKESYESLGPLLEDISAKVDGEPCCVHVGPDGAGHFVKMVHNGIEYADMQLIAEAYDLLRHVGGHTPEEIAGVFKGWNEGRLGSYLIEITAEVLQQVDAATGKPFVDVVVDRAEQKGTGRWTVQAALDLGVPVSGIAESVFARALSGGAEVRQAAQDAGLPGPAPQPGAHDGDLQADVEQALFASKIVAYAQGFQQIQAASAEYGWEIDPGAMAKIWRAGCIIRAKFLDYIKQAYDKSPQLSTLLVDDYFLDAVSGAQQAWRRVVATAAAQGIPAPGFASALAYYDGLRAERLPAALIQGQRDFFGAHTYQRVDKEGAFHTLWATDDRKEIDA; this is translated from the coding sequence ATGACGGAGAAGGCACAGATCGGCGTCACCGGCCTGGCGGTGATGGGGCGCAACCTGGCCCGGAATTTCGCCCGCCACGGTCATACGGTGGCGGTGCACAACCGCAGCTACAACCGTACGAAGGAACTTGTCGAGGAATTCGGCCACGAGGGCACGTTCCTGCCCGCCGAGAGCGCCGAGGACTTCGTCGCCAGCCTGGAACGGCCGCGGCGGGTGGTGATCATGGTGAAGGCGGGCAAGCCCACCGACGCGGTGATCGAGGAGTTCGCGCCGCTGCTCGAAGAAGGCGACATGCTCATCGACGCGGGCAACGCGCACTTCGCCGACACCCGGCGGCGCGAGGCCGCTCTCAAGGAGCGCGGCCTGCACTTCGTCGGCACCGGTGTGTCCGGCGGCGAGGAGGGCGCGCTGCACGGACCGTCCATCATGCCCGGTGGCTCGAAGGAGTCGTACGAGTCGCTCGGCCCGCTGCTCGAGGACATCTCCGCGAAGGTCGACGGCGAGCCGTGCTGCGTGCACGTGGGCCCGGACGGCGCCGGCCACTTCGTCAAGATGGTGCACAACGGCATCGAGTACGCCGACATGCAGCTCATCGCCGAGGCGTACGACCTGCTCCGGCACGTCGGCGGGCACACCCCCGAGGAGATCGCCGGGGTGTTCAAGGGCTGGAACGAGGGCCGGCTGGGTTCGTACCTGATCGAGATCACGGCCGAGGTGCTGCAGCAGGTCGACGCGGCGACGGGCAAGCCGTTCGTCGACGTCGTGGTGGACCGCGCCGAGCAGAAGGGCACCGGCCGCTGGACCGTACAGGCCGCCCTCGACCTGGGCGTGCCGGTCAGCGGGATCGCCGAGTCGGTGTTCGCCCGGGCGCTGTCCGGCGGCGCGGAGGTGCGCCAGGCAGCCCAGGACGCCGGTCTGCCCGGCCCGGCCCCGCAGCCCGGTGCGCACGACGGTGACCTGCAGGCCGACGTCGAGCAGGCGCTGTTCGCCTCCAAGATCGTCGCGTACGCGCAGGGTTTCCAGCAGATCCAGGCGGCGAGCGCGGAGTACGGCTGGGAGATCGACCCGGGTGCGATGGCCAAGATCTGGCGGGCCGGCTGCATCATCCGCGCCAAGTTCCTCGACTACATCAAGCAGGCGTACGACAAGAGCCCCCAGTTGTCCACGCTGCTCGTCGACGACTACTTCCTGGACGCCGTCAGCGGAGCCCAGCAAGCCTGGCGCCGGGTGGTGGCCACGGCCGCCGCGCAGGGCATCCCGGCCCCGGGCTTCGCGTCGGCGCTGGCGTACTACGACGGGCTGCGCGCCGAGCGCCTGCCGGCCGCGCTGATCCAGGGTCAGCGCGACTTCTTCGGCGCGCACACCTACCAGCGGGTGGACAAGGAGGGCGCGTTCCACACCCTCTGGGCGACCGACGACCGCAAGGAGATCGACGCCTGA
- a CDS encoding type II toxin-antitoxin system PemK/MazF family toxin — MKRGEIWTIGSRTDLRYRVLVLSADSYNERSNASPFCAPIVRQRGVTELPPYAVALTEQDPITGVVVINRMRRLPASIGAERIGMVTGSSMARVTEAMHNLFEL; from the coding sequence GTGAAGCGCGGCGAGATCTGGACCATCGGCAGCCGCACCGACCTGCGCTACCGGGTTCTCGTGCTCTCCGCCGACAGCTACAACGAGCGCTCCAACGCGTCCCCGTTCTGCGCCCCCATCGTGCGCCAGCGTGGCGTCACCGAGCTGCCCCCGTACGCCGTGGCCCTCACCGAGCAGGACCCGATCACCGGTGTTGTGGTGATCAACCGGATGCGCCGGCTGCCCGCCTCGATCGGCGCCGAGCGCATCGGCATGGTGACCGGCTCCAGCATGGCCCGCGTCACCGAGGCGATGCACAACCTGTTCGAGCTCTGA
- a CDS encoding HNH endonuclease signature motif containing protein: protein MSAGVKQVEADVAELAACAVSALSADEVVDDLTTLHRVSQMVAAHQLRLVQRATELGTPGEHGHRSLTSWLRATLLLDPRPAREMAERAVLLRHRPAVEQALQDGRLDARQAAVIAATVDAIPATLRAVDAADAAVAAVSGASAGLDAGLDADLEAGPAVGADAGGAGGEAAGLSHAEIVRRAEGLLIERAGEFPALQLRRLGERILSHVAPEIAERADELALRHQEARALALRGFSLSPAINGQVHVRGALDVQSAAVIRAALEPLCTPRPDDERTPAQRRADALAEICQLALNNGELPEHGGEPPQVAVTTGYDHLARRLGIGTLDNGDRVSAAAMRGLACAARVLPVVLGGAGQVLDVGRARRLVTAPLRRALSVRDGGCAHPGCDRPPRWTDAHHIRPWTAGGPTSLDNLVLLCRHHHRMIHDERSGWRVRAGDDHRPEFLPPPWLDPAQRPRRNGFHQRT from the coding sequence ATGTCGGCGGGAGTGAAACAGGTCGAGGCGGACGTGGCGGAACTCGCCGCGTGCGCCGTGTCGGCGTTGTCCGCCGACGAGGTGGTCGACGATCTGACCACCTTGCACCGGGTCAGCCAGATGGTTGCCGCGCACCAGCTGCGGTTGGTGCAGCGGGCCACCGAGCTGGGCACGCCGGGGGAGCACGGGCATCGCAGCCTGACCTCGTGGCTGCGCGCGACCCTGCTGCTGGATCCCCGCCCGGCCCGGGAGATGGCCGAGCGGGCGGTGCTGCTGCGGCATCGGCCGGCCGTGGAGCAGGCGTTGCAGGACGGGCGGCTGGACGCGCGGCAGGCCGCGGTGATCGCCGCGACCGTCGACGCCATCCCCGCCACGCTGCGCGCCGTCGATGCCGCCGATGCCGCTGTCGCGGCCGTGAGCGGTGCGTCCGCCGGCCTGGACGCCGGGCTCGACGCCGATCTCGAGGCGGGACCGGCCGTCGGGGCCGACGCGGGCGGTGCCGGGGGCGAGGCGGCGGGCCTGTCGCATGCCGAGATCGTGCGCAGGGCGGAAGGCCTGCTGATCGAGCGGGCCGGTGAATTCCCCGCGCTGCAGCTGCGCCGGCTCGGCGAACGCATCCTGTCGCACGTCGCACCCGAGATCGCCGAACGGGCCGACGAGCTCGCCCTGCGCCACCAGGAGGCACGCGCTCTCGCGTTGCGCGGGTTCTCGCTGTCGCCGGCCATCAACGGTCAGGTCCACGTGCGGGGCGCCCTCGATGTGCAGAGCGCGGCCGTGATCCGTGCCGCGCTGGAACCGTTGTGCACCCCGCGGCCCGACGACGAGCGCACTCCCGCGCAGCGCCGGGCCGACGCCCTCGCCGAGATCTGCCAGCTCGCGCTGAACAACGGTGAACTGCCCGAGCACGGCGGTGAGCCGCCGCAGGTGGCCGTCACGACCGGCTACGACCACCTCGCCCGGCGGTTGGGCATCGGCACGCTGGACAACGGCGACCGGGTCTCGGCGGCCGCGATGCGCGGGCTGGCCTGCGCCGCCCGGGTGCTGCCGGTGGTGCTCGGCGGCGCCGGTCAGGTGCTGGACGTGGGCCGGGCCCGGCGGCTGGTGACCGCCCCGCTGCGGCGCGCGCTGAGCGTGCGGGACGGCGGCTGCGCGCACCCGGGATGCGACCGGCCGCCGCGCTGGACCGACGCCCATCACATCCGGCCGTGGACCGCCGGCGGGCCGACCAGCCTGGACAACCTGGTGCTGCTGTGCCGGCACCACCATCGCATGATCCACGACGAGCGCTCCGGGTGGCGGGTCCGGGCGGGTGACGACCACCGGCCCGAGTTTCTCCCGCCACCGTGGCTCGACCCCGCGCAGCGGCCCCGGCGCAACGGCTTCCACCAGCGGACGTGA
- a CDS encoding flavin reductase family protein, with translation MPDVPIPSREFRRVLGGFASGVTVITAVLDGEPVGMTCQSFFSLSLDPPLVAFSPSLRSASYPRIRRSGAFCVNILEAGQRALCEQFSRTGTDKWRDVGWRPGVTGSPLLDGVLASIDCRLEQEHETGDHYLTVGRVVELDSNPAARPLLFFNGAYQSLAA, from the coding sequence GTGCCTGACGTGCCCATCCCGAGCCGGGAGTTCCGGCGCGTCCTGGGCGGCTTCGCCTCGGGCGTCACGGTGATCACGGCCGTGCTCGACGGCGAGCCGGTCGGCATGACCTGTCAGTCGTTCTTCAGCCTGTCGCTGGACCCCCCGCTCGTGGCGTTCTCCCCGTCGCTGCGATCCGCGTCGTACCCGAGGATCCGCCGCTCGGGAGCGTTCTGCGTGAACATCCTCGAAGCCGGTCAGCGAGCGCTGTGCGAGCAGTTCTCGCGCACCGGCACGGACAAATGGCGGGACGTCGGCTGGCGTCCCGGGGTGACCGGCAGCCCGCTGCTCGACGGGGTGCTCGCATCGATCGACTGCCGTCTGGAGCAGGAGCACGAGACCGGCGACCACTATCTGACCGTCGGCCGGGTCGTGGAGCTGGACAGCAACCCCGCCGCCCGGCCCCTGCTGTTCTTCAACGGCGCCTACCAGAGTCTGGCGGCCTGA